The following coding sequences lie in one Plasmodium berghei ANKA genome assembly, chromosome: 7 genomic window:
- a CDS encoding membrane attack complex: MVINLEIKFPKISAYLILCFFMVGGFVMCYDHNDETKEEFLSSNEIYNKYIGKGYDIMFGWPLPNNELNEDAGFKEIIFDTKNNIDYINENACHKEEYFKFIEDINDVTYIALNNISIDDLDRNINPFSASIPYKGYFTDLEIKKRKYIVAENTCLHSYATYSLRESIKNINSDFLLDTENLPILSKSITEKTCSKLIYMYNSKNDQCIKFIKPWIDFFRKYGTHVIVSAHFGGKTINTLEVPIHKFEELKIYNYKYPIENNRYLNVFKDRLLLQKILKIEKGEYAYRGGSQDNYMEDEQAEKNNDNLEKKANDVLNKYENSTSNKINLDIKGGTKLNEDWKQLTYEKWRNSIYTNIAPIYLDLFSLSSFMHIEKKESYNNALLYYNNLFGMNQENYYYSQNITDILLDGKQITGSGKGSLILTCPDGYTKSTGFIFAFDKSVELTNNQKKKKKILENRIKVHPCYNKGDYDTSCSYINKNSEIITFGWIYCVKYNFIKFETIYKKSDNESSDGKELDITCSDGNKLGLAFKIKLDQDKNLDKIKIKPCSIGDNKCIIEKMKNNTDYLIWGFCIPSFYQSINSLQLIYIDQDDVTANVQGACSDIYKNEYDNIFLGFTFAFRKDLIDGFNISTCYGGVKYCVSKIHESKKNISTSKNTEKNYVGMFLMCQNHGGNEHKFVTH, translated from the coding sequence ATGGTTATTAATTTAGAAATTAAATTTCCCAAAATAAGTGCATATCTTATTTTGTGTTTCTTTATGGTTGGTGGTTTTGTTATGTGTTATGACCACAATGATGAAACCAAAGAAGAATTCCTATCCAgcaatgaaatatataataaatacatagGAAAGGGATATGATATTATGTTTGGGTGGCCATTACCAAATAACGAGCTTAATGAAGATGCAGGCTTTAAAGAAATCATATTTGACacaaaaaacaatatagaCTATATCAATGAAAATGCTTGTCATAAAGAGGagtattttaaatttatcgaagatataaatgatgttacatatatagcattgaataatataagCATAGATGATTTGGATAGAAATATTAACCCTTTTTCAGCTTCTATACCATATAAAGGGTATTTTACAGATctagaaataaaaaagagaaaatatATCGTTGCAGAGAATACATGCTTACATAGTTATGCAACATATAGTTTAAGAGAAtctattaaaaatataaattccgattttttattagaCACTGAAAATTTACCTATTTTGTCTAAAAGTATCACTGAAAAAACTTGTTCCAAGttgatatatatgtataattcCAAGAATGACCaatgtataaaatttattaaaccATGGATCGATTTTTTCAGAAAATATGGAACACATGTTATTGTATCAGCTCATTTTGGTGGAAAAACTATTAATACGTTAGAAGTACCAATACATAAATttgaagaattaaaaatatataattataaatatccaattgaaaataatagataTTTGAATGTATTTAAAGATCGATTGCTTTTGCAAAAGATACTCAAAATTGAAAAGGGGGAATATGCATATAGAGGTGGTAGCCAAGATAATTATATGGAAGATGAACAAgcagaaaaaaataacgacaatttagaaaaaaaagcaaatgATGTATTGAACAAATATGAGAATTCAACttcaaacaaaataaatttagatATAAAAGGAGGAACTAAATTAAATGAGGACTGGAAACAACTAACTTATGAAAAGTGGAGAAattctatatatacaaatatagcACCTATATATCTcgatttattttcattgagctcatttatgcatatagaaaaaaaagaatcatataataatgcattgttatattataacaatttatttGGTATGAATcaagaaaattattattattctcaAAATATAACTGATATATTACTCGATGGAAAACAAATAACAGGATCTGGGAAAGGatctttaattttaactTGCCCCGATGGGTATACTAAAAGTACTGgatttatatttgcatTTGATAAATCTGTGGAATTAACAAAtaaccaaaaaaaaaaaaagaaaattctAGAAAATAGGATAAAAGTACATCCATGCTATAATAAAGGGGACTATGACACATCATGTTcctatataaataaaaattcagaAATTATAACTTTTGGATGGATATATTGTGtcaaatataattttataaaatttgaaacgatttacaaaaaaagtGATAATGAATCCTCTGATGGGAAAGAATTAGATATAACATGTTCAGatggaaataaattagGACTAGCATTTAAAATCAAATTAGATCAGGATAAAAATTtagacaaaataaaaataaaaccaTGTTCTATAGGTGATAATAAGTGTATTATtgagaaaatgaaaaataatacagattatttaatttggGGATTTTGTATTCCATCGTTTTATCAAAGTATAAATTCATTACAACTCATATACATCGACCAAGATGATGTAACTGCAAATGTCCAAGGTGCTTGTTCagatatatacaaaaatgaatatgataatatttttcttggTTTTACTTTTGCATTTAGAAAAGATTTAATAGATGgatttaatatatctaCCTGTTATGGAGGAGTTAAATATTGTGTTAGTAAAATACATGAatccaaaaaaaatataagtacATCTAAAAATAccgaaaaaaattatgttgGGATGTTTCTTATGTGTCAAAATCATGGAGGAAATGAGCACAAATTTGTAACACATTAA
- a CDS encoding perforin-like protein 5, translating into MGINRCIWLAFAMMTPRIAVYCILKSHGIYDQRSYNNNVDISDIKYLVNYLGMSYDIIKGNPMGDPLFTVDLGYKRYILKEKLWPSENEKDRKYEGSKNRQDKANQEESKYQNEIKDSTKKYKTNIEDDNNIFFIAKKKEDIKCIYNKKGKIIKKLKDIDDEYKSYKFPSLYKIHPFNSSNYYRVLVERIEKGYSIIIDKKICSKYFVALKNVDNSKLDPFFINMLNDLEKNYKNININKYKCNVHSYKKNKYDKNCLRTITPWITFFNLYGTHLVSGVYYGGKIINILYSEYYNNIYDSDQVQIYKKRLNPFTSGNKLGSFYFGSIISKRQSYTNQNHNNDNMLTYIKEKNTIYDGGVDIKEYKDGEGKVLMTNGIEEEWEKTINGKYAKPIKLILRPFSDFIKTNDGKFAYYKALEYYSSITYSDYNKYPFEINKTESDLYKMSIKKWHQYIDKNVNLNISLKCENDEKIISGLIITNKKKLYNDSIVMHVCSSTDECYSGINIESDKSFEFGWILCGKHNLNEIYQIKKKATHENEEIICPSNMKIGFGFILTIQNSLSSNMIIEPCVSGVNACQSKQKNINENFQKFFWVNCLPNNKELFINTLESKALSQKMHIDKNTLISLKCTPGKFIILGFAIDYISSSLSYYLLCEVGSSACDLNIRVQQPNTQEMHIPIIYIVCSSI; encoded by the coding sequence atgGGGATAAATAGGTGCATTTGGTTGGCATTTGCAATGATGACACCCCGTATAGCAGTGTACTGTATTTTGAAGTCGCATGGTATCTATGATCAACGttcttataataataatgttgATATATCagatattaaatatttagtAAATTATTTAGGAATGTCTTATGATATAATCAAAGGGAATCCAATGGGTGATCCACTATTTACTGTAGATCTAGGATATAAgagatatattttgaagGAAAAACTTTGGCCAAGCGAAAATGAAAAGGATCGAAAATATGAAGGTAGTAAAAATAGGCAAGACAAAGCAAATCAAGAAGAAAGTAAATatcaaaatgaaattaaagatagtacaaaaaaatataaaactaaTATCGAAGATGAcaataacatattttttatagctaaaaaaaaagaagatatcaaatgcatttataataaaaaagggaaaataattaaaaaattaaaagatataGATGATGAATATAAGAGTTATAAGTTTCcatcattatataaaatccatccttttaattcttcaaattattatagGGTGTTAGTTGAACGAATTGAAAAGGGTTATTCTATAATTATAGATAAAAAGATATGCTCTAAATATTTCGTtgctttaaaaaatgttgaCAATAGTAAATTAGacccattttttataaatatgttgaatgatttggaaaaaaattataaaaatataaatataaataaatataaatgtaatgTACATtcctataaaaaaaataaatatgataaaaattgtttaagAACAATAACTCCATGgattactttttttaatttatatggaACTCATTTAGTATCTGGAGTATATTATGGGGGGAAGATTATAAACATTTTGTATTctgaatattataataatatatatgattctGACCAAgttcaaatatataaaaaacgaTTGAACCCGTTTACAAGTGGAAATAAACTTGgaagtttttattttggaTCGATCATATCAAAGAGACAGAGTTACACAAATCAAAAccataataatgataatatgcTAACTTacataaaagaaaaaaatacgaTATATGATGGTGGGGTAGATATTAAAGAATACAAAGACGGTGAAGGAAAAGTTCTTATGACAAATGGTATTGAAGAGGAATGGGAAAAAACCATAAATGGGAAATATGCAAAAccaattaaattaattttaagaCCTTTTTctgattttataaaaacaaatgatGGAAAATTTGCTTATTATAAAGCTCTAGAATATTATTCTAGCATTACTTATTctgattataataaatacccttttgaaataaataaaaccgAATctgatttatataaaatgagtattaaaaaatggcatcaatatatagataaaaatgtgaatttaaatatatcgcttaaatgtgaaaatgatgaaaaaattattagtgggcttattataacaaataaaaaaaagttatataaTGACAGTATAGTAATGCATGTATGTTCATCAACTGATGAATGCTATAGtggaataaatatagaatcAGATAAAAGTTTTGAATTTGGTTGGATACTATGCGGGAAacataatttaaatgaaatatatcagattaaaaaaaaagcaacTCACGAGAATGAGGAAATTATTTGTCCAtcaaatatgaaaataggTTTTGgatttatattaacaataCAAAACAGTTTAAGTTCAAATATGATAATAGAGCCATGTGTAAGTGGTGTAAATGCTTGTCAATCaaagcaaaaaaatataaatgaaaattttcaaaaatttttttgggTTAATTGCCTTCCTAATAATAAAGAGCTATTCATAAATACGTTAGAATCTAAAGCTTTGAGtcaaaaaatgcatatagaCAAAAATACTTTAATTAGTTTAAAATGTACACCTggaaaatttataatacttGGATTTGCAATTGATTATATTTCTTCGAGTTTATCATATTATCTATTATGTGAAGTGGGAAGTTCAGCATGTGATTTAAATATTCGAGTTCAACAACCAAACACTCAAGAAATGCATATtcctattatatatattgtatgtTCGTCTATTTAA
- a CDS encoding BRIX domain, putative, producing the protein MTTKKKSKINRKLKNIDNKNKKINKNKNVDEIEKDAIKKTNVILIKKKGMTTEIKTLCRDITEMFNPYCIVFYINKLKNVNELNNKLKELSYKFSISTYIQNLKLFYKITSNYTKLALTFIIQSYTTSGIVKSVYSKNLSFDYKRLRPLLILKNFNNTQNPEMANYLIIVQNILKSLYPSVSLTNDFTHKPRRVLLYCYNSSDNSINFRQYTTNFKSSTFEKIIGEAYKIKDSNENVDIYKYISNRLINDNNTNEDKDNEHNLVEIGPRINFAIFKITDQDKVIYSMSKSK; encoded by the exons ATGACGACgaagaaaaaaagtaaGATAAACaggaaattaaaaaacattgataataaaaataaaaagataaataaaaataaaaatgtagaCGAAATTGAAAAGGAtgctataaaaaaaacaaacgtaatattaattaaaaaaaaaggaatgaCTACAGAAATCAAAACTCTTTGCCGAGACATAACAGAAATGTTTAATCCTTATTGTAtagtattttatattaacaaattaaaaaatgtaaatgaattaaataataaattaaaagaattgagttataaattttcaatttctacttatatacaaaatcttaaattattttataaaattaccagtaattatacaaaattagCATTAACATTTATAATTCAAAGCTATACAACATCAGGTATAGTTAAATCGgtttattcaaaaaatttaagtTTTGATTATAAAAGATTAAGGCCTTTacttattttaaaaaattttaataataccCAAAATCCAGAAATGgcaaattatttaattatagtacaaaatattttaaaaagtttaTATCCAAGTGTAAGTTTAACTAATGATTTTACACATAAACCACGAAgagttttattatattgctATAATTCTAGTGACAATAGTATAAATTTTAGACAATATAcaacaaattttaaaagtagtacatttgaaaaaattataggagaagcttataaaattaaagacTCAAACGAAAATGtcgatatatataaatatatttcgaATAGACttattaatgataataatactaaTGAGGATAAAGACAATGAACATAATTTGGTAGAAATCGGACCACGTATTAACTTtgctatttttaaaatcacAGATCAGGACAAAg taatatATTCAATGTCGAAGAGTAAATGA
- a CDS encoding heat shock protein 70 has product MANAKAKPNLPESNIAIGIDLGTTYSCVGVWRNENVDIIANDQGNRTTPSYVAFTDTERLIGDAAKNQVARNPENTVFDAKRLIGRKFTESSVQSDMKHWPFTVKSGIEEKPMIEVVYQGEKKLFHPEEISSMVLQKMKENAEAFLGKSIKNAVITVPAYFNDSQRQATKDAGTIAGLNVMRIINEPTAAAIAYGLHKKGKGEKNILIFDLGGGTFDVSLLTIEDGIFEVKATAGDTHLGGEDFDNRLVNFCVEDFKRKNRGKDLSKNSRALRRLRTQCERAKRTLSSSTQATIEIDSLFEGIDYSVTVSRARFEELCIDYFRDTLIPVEKVLKDAMMDKKSVHEVVLVGGSTRIPKIQTLIKEFFNGKEACRSINPDEAVAYGAAVQAAILSGDQSNAVQDLLLLDVCSLSLGLETAGGVMTKLIERNTTIPAKKSQIFTTYADNQPGVLIQVYEGERALTKDNNLLGKFHLDGIPPAPRKVPQIEVTFDIDANGILNVTAVEKSTGKQNHITITNDKGRLSPEEIDRMVNDAEKYKAEDEENKKRIEARNSLENYCYGVKSSLEDQKIKEKLQPNEVETCMKSVTSILEWLEKNQLAGKDEYEAKQKEAEAVCSPIMSKIYQDAGAAAGGMPGGMPGGMPGGMPGGMPGGMPGGMPGGMNFPGGMPGGMPGGMGAPAGAPAGSGPTVEEVD; this is encoded by the coding sequence atggCTAACGCAAAAGCAAAGCCAAACTTACCAGAGTCAAACATAGCTATAGGTATTGATTTGGGTACCACATATTCCTGTGTTGGTGTATGGAGAAATGAAAATGTCGATATAATTGCAAACGACCAAGGTAATAGAACAACCCCATCCTATGTAGCTTTTACCGACACAGAAAGATTAATTGGAGATGCAGCTAAAAATCAAGTTGCAAGGAATCCAGAAAATACAGTATTTGATGCAAAAAGATTAATTGGAAGGAAGTTTACAGAATCTTCTGTACAAAGTGATATGAAACATTGGCCATTTACAGTAAAATCAGGTATTGAAGAAAAGCCAATGATTGAAGTTGTTTATCAAGGCGAAAAGAAATTATTTCATCCTGAAGAAATATCTTCTATggttttacaaaaaatgaaagaaaatGCAGAAGCCTTTTTAGGAAaatctataaaaaatgctGTTATTACAGTACCTGCATATTTTAATGATTCTCAAAGGCAAGCAACAAAAGATGCTGGTACAATTGCAGGGTTAAATGTTATGAGAATTATAAATGAACCAACTGCAGCAGCTATTGCATATGGTttacataaaaaaggaaaaggagaaaaaaatattttaattttcgATTTAGGAGGTGGTACATTTGATGTTTCATTACTTACTATTGAAGATGGTATTTTTGAAGTTAAGGCAACAGCAGGTGATACCCATTTAGGTGGTGAAGATTTTGATAATCGTTTAGTAAATTTTTGTGTTGAagattttaaaagaaaaaatagagGAAAagatttatcaaaaaatagtaGAGCATTAAGAAGATTAAGAACACAATGCGAAAGAGCAAAACGTACATTATCTTCTTCTACACAAGCTACCATTGAAATTGACTCCCTTTTTGAAGGTATTGATTATAGTGTTACTGTAAGTAGAGCTAGATTTGAAGAATTATGTATTGATTATTTTAGAGACACTTTAATACCTGTTGAAAAAGTTTTAAAAGATGCTATGATGGATAAAAAGAGTGTTCATGAAGTTGTATTAGTTGGTGGTTCAACAAGAATTCCAAAAATCCAAacattaataaaagaattCTTTAATGGAAAAGAAGCATGTAGATCAATAAATCCTGATGAAGCTGTTGCATATGGTGCTGCTGTTCAAGCTGCTATATTATCTGGAGATCAATCAAATGCAGTACaagatttattattattagatGTATGTTCCTTGTCTTTAGGATTAGAAACTGCAGGTGGTGTTATGACTAAATTAATTGAAAGAAATACAACAATCCCAGCTAAAAAAAGCCAAATATTTACAACATATGCTGATAACCAACCAGGTGTATTAATACAAGTATATGAAGGGGAAAGAGCTTTAACaaaagataataatttattaggAAAATTTCATTTAGATGGAATTCCACCTGCTCCTAGAAAAGTACCACAAATTGAAGTTACTTTTGATATTGATGCAAATGGTATTTTAAATGTCACAGCTGTTGAAAAAAGTACTGGTAAACAAAATCATATTACAATTACTAATGATAAAGGTAGATTATCCCCTGAAGAAATTGATAGAATGGTTAATGATgctgaaaaatataaagcagaagatgaagaaaacaaaaaaagaattgAAGCCAGAAATAGCCTTGAAAATTATTGCTATGGTGTTAAAAGCTCATTAGAAgatcaaaaaattaaagaaaaattacaaCCAAATGAAGTAGAAACATGTATGAAATCTGTTACTTCTATTCTTGAATGGTTAGAGAAAAATCAATTGGCTGGAAAGGATGAATATGAAGCCAAACAAAAAGAAGCTGAAGCTGTATGCTCTCCAATTATGTCCAAAATTTATCAAGATGCTGGAGCAGCTGCTGGCGGTATGCCCGGAGGTATGCCAGGTGGAATGCCAGGTGGAATGCCAGGTGGAATGCCAGGAGGAATGCCAGGAGGAATGCCAGGAGGTATGAACTTCCCAGGTGGAATGCCCGGAGGTATGCCAGGAGGAATGGGAGCACCTGCTGGAGCACCAGCTGGAAGTGGACCAACTGTTGAAGAAGTtgattaa
- a CDS encoding U3 small nucleolar ribonucleoprotein protein IMP4, putative, protein MLRRNIRLRKEYLYLKKVEEEKKKYAEKIKSIKKSYNENKKIKGDLKNEENELRKKMDLYDERSLNKNFDDEYFFSGIENPQVLITTSRNPSAQLENFAKELKLLIPNSEKINRGSYFIKDIITFARKNNITDVIIIHEYKGIPRNLIICHLPFGPTLFCTIKDCKMRHEFLDQINNISTCNPHLIFHNFNSDLGKRIMNIFKYLFPPVKMRINKRKFSKNKNKIPISNNMGNQNLANAINHNEEEEEEANDNSIQISIKNSEYYNLEKLENNRVLAFYNKNDIIYFRHYNWETNEKNEIVLNEVGPRFSFIVYRINKEALDSLNEDYEYVYHPFINSKKAML, encoded by the coding sequence atgCTGAGGAGAAATATAAGATTGAGAAAAGAGTATTTATACTTAAAAAAGGttgaagaagaaaaaaagaaatatgctgagaaaataaaaagtataaaaaaaagctATAATGAGaataaaaagataaaaggggatttaaaaaatgaagaaaatgaacTAAGAAAGAAAATGGACTTGTATGATGAAAGGTctttgaataaaaattttgatgatgaatattttttttcggGAATTGAAAATCCACAAGTTTTAATAACAACATCAAGAAACCCATCAGCTCAATTGGAAAATTTTGCAAAAGAACTTAAACTTTTAATACCAAAtagtgaaaaaataaatagaggaagttattttatcaaaGACATAATAACCTTTgcaagaaaaaataatataacagACGTCATTATAATACATGAATATAAAGGAATACCGagaaatttaataatttgtcATTTGCCCTTTGGTCCAACTTTATTCTGTACAATTAAAGATTGTAAAATGAGGCATGAATTTTTagatcaaataaataatatatctacTTGTAACCCACActtaatatttcataattttaattccGATTTAGGAAAAAgaattatgaatatttttaaatatttatttcctcCAGTTAAAATgagaataaataaaagaaaattttcaaaaaacaaaaataaaattcctatttcaaataatatggGAAATCAAAATTTAGCTAACGCTATTAATCATaatgaagaagaagaagaagaagCAAATGATAATTCAATTCAAatatctataaaaaattctgaatattataatcttgaaaaattggaaaataatagaGTACTtgcattttataataaaaatgatataatttatttccgTCATTATAATTGGgaaacaaatgaaaaaaatgagataGTATTAAATGAAGTTGGACCACGATTTAGCTTCATTGTTTATAggataaataaagaagCTCTCGATTCTCTTAACGAAGATTATGAATATGTATATCATCCATTTATAAACTCGAAAAAAGCaatgttataa